GCGCTGGCAGTGCGACGCCCGTGCCGGCGAGCTGCTGTGCAACCGCGACACCCTGGTCGGCACCGTGCTCAACCTGGTGGAAAACGCCATCCAGGCCGCCGGGCGCGATGTGCGCCTGAAAGTCCATCTGTATGCCCGCGGCGATAGCCTGCGGCTGTCCATCAGCGACAACGGCCCGGGCATGAGCGACGAAACCCTGGCGCGCCTGGGGGAGCCGTTCTTCACCACCAAGACCACTGGCACCGGCCTGGGGCTGGCGGTGGTCAAGGCCGTCGCCAAGGCCCACCAGGGCGAACTGCGCCTGCGTTCGCGCGCCGCTCGCGGCACCTGCGCCACCCTGATTCTGCCGCTGATCGTGGCTCACCCTATCGCTCACGAGGAATGAACAACATGGCCGCCAAAGTCCTGCTGGTCGAAGACGACCGCGCTCTGCGAGAAGCCCTGTCCGATACCCTGATGCTCGGCGGGCACGACTTCGTTGCCGTCGACTGCGCCGAGGCTGCGCTGCCGGCGCTGGAGAAGGAAGCCTTCAGCCTGGTGATCAGCGACGTGAACATGCCGGGCATGGACGGGCACCAGTTGCTCGGCCTGATCCGTGCGCGCTACCCGCAACTGCCGGTGCTGCTGATGACTGCCTACGGTGCGGTGGATCGTGCGGTCGAGGCGATGCGCCAGGGCGCGGCGGACTATCTGGTCAAGCCCTTCGAGCCGAAGGCGTTGCTGGAGCTGGTGGCACGCCATGCGCTGGGTGCTGTGGGCAGTTCCGAGGGTGACGGTCCTGTGGCGCTCGAACCGGCCAGCCAGCAGTTGCTGGAGCTGGCTGCCCGCGTCGCGCGTAGCGATTCCACGGTGCTGATCTCCGGCGAGTCCGGCACCGGCAAGGAAGTGCTGGCGCAGTACATCCACCAGCAATCGCCGCGCGCGGCCAAGCCCTTCGTGGCGATCAACTGCGCGGCGATCCCCGACAACATGCTGGAAGCCACGCTGTTCGGCCATGAGAAGGGGGCCTTCACCGGCGCCATTGCTGCCCAGCCCGGCAAGTTCGAGCTGGCCGACGGCGGCACCATCCTGCTCGACGAAATCTCCGAGATGCCGCTCGGCCTGCAAGCCAAGCTGCTGCGCGTGCTGCAGGAGCGCGAGGTGGAGCGCGTCGGCGCGCGCCGGCCGATCAGCCTGGACATCCGCGTGCTCGCCACCACCAACCGTGACCTGCTCGGCGAGGTGGCGGCGGGACGTTTCCGCGAGGACCTTTACTACCGGCTCTCGGTCTTCCCTCTGGCCTGGCGCCCGCTGCGCGAGCGTCCGGCGGATATCCTGCCGCTGGCAGAGCGCCTGCTGGCCAAGTACGTGCGCAAGATGAACCATGCGCCGGTCAGCCTTTCCGCCGATGCCCGCGCCGCGTTGCTGGCGCACCCTTGGCCGGGCAACGTGCGGGAGCTGGACAACGCCATCCAGCGTTCACTGATTCTGCAGCAGGGCGGCCAGGTCCAGGCCGCCGACCTGTGTCTGGCCGCGCCGATCGGCCTGGCTCCACGCCCAGCCCTGGCTGCCGTGGCGCCTGCCGCCGCGCCGCAGGTTCCGGCCAG
The Pseudomonas triclosanedens DNA segment above includes these coding regions:
- the fleR gene encoding sigma-54-dependent response regulator transcription factor FleR; its protein translation is MAAKVLLVEDDRALREALSDTLMLGGHDFVAVDCAEAALPALEKEAFSLVISDVNMPGMDGHQLLGLIRARYPQLPVLLMTAYGAVDRAVEAMRQGAADYLVKPFEPKALLELVARHALGAVGSSEGDGPVALEPASQQLLELAARVARSDSTVLISGESGTGKEVLAQYIHQQSPRAAKPFVAINCAAIPDNMLEATLFGHEKGAFTGAIAAQPGKFELADGGTILLDEISEMPLGLQAKLLRVLQEREVERVGARRPISLDIRVLATTNRDLLGEVAAGRFREDLYYRLSVFPLAWRPLRERPADILPLAERLLAKYVRKMNHAPVSLSADARAALLAHPWPGNVRELDNAIQRSLILQQGGQVQAADLCLAAPIGLAPRPALAAVAPAAAPQVPASVEIPAPSVQEAGALGEDLKRREFQMIIDTLRSERGRRKEAAERLGISPRTLRYKLAQMRDAGMDVEAYLYAS